The stretch of DNA CCAGGAGGACCGCGCCGATTCCGAACAGGTAGAGCCGGACGCCCGCGAAAAAGAGCGCCGCCGCGGTGATCATCATGACGATCATCGCGGTGCCGAGGTCGTTGCCCATCAGGATGAGGCCGATGACCCCCGCTGCACCCGGGACCACCACCGGAATCAGGGCGTGCTTGGCTTGGGACAGAAGCTTGGCCTTGCGGTCCAGCACCGTGGCCATCCACAGGGCCAGCGCCAGTTTCGCCGCCTCGGAGGGCTGGAAGGTGAACGGCCCGATGTCGATCCAGTTCTGGTTGCCCAGGGCGCTTCGGCCCACGAGCAGCACCAGCCCGAGCAGTATGAACGCCGCGATGATGGCGAGCCAGGCGCCACGCTTCAGCCAGACCACGTTCACCCGGGAGAGCAGGAACATGCAGAAGAGGCCGATCGCGGCGAACATGCCCTGCTTCAGGGCGGCCGAGTAGGGCGACTCCCCCGCCGCGATGGCCTCCACGCTGGAGGCCGAGAGCACCATCAGGATGCCGATCGCCGTCAGTGCGAGCGTCGCGCCGAGGATCAGGTAGTAGGTGGAGCCGTTGCTGGACTTGCCGGTGCCTTCCAGCGCGGACCAGAAGCCCCGGGACCAGCCAAGGACCCTGCGGAGGGGCGGCACCCTCCGGCCGGGCACGGCGCTGGACCCCGATGGTGCCGTCGCCTTCCCGTTAGGCGCCTTCCCCTGGGCTGCTTTCCCTTGGGATGCTTTCCCTTGGGATGGGGCGGCGCCCGGCTTGGCCGGGGTGCGTGTGGGCGTGCTGACCATTGTTACTCCTCGCTGGTCTGAGCCTGCCCTTCCACGAGCTCGCGGACAGCTTCGATGAAGGCGTCGCCACGGTGAGCGTAGGAAGAGAACTGATCCATGGATGCAGCCGCCGGGGCCAGCAGCACAATGTCCCCCGAGGTGGCCAGCTGCGCTGCCGCGGCGACAGCCTGGGCCATCACAGCCTCGCCGTAGATCGGCGATGGGGCTGCGTCGGCATGGGCCTGTCCGGCAGTCTGCACGTCTTCAGTGTCGCCCGTACCCGGCCCGATTACGGGGACATCGGGTGCGTGTCGCTGCAGCGCGGAGAGGAGTTCATGGGAGTCGGCGCCGATCAGCACCACTGCCTTGAGCCGCTTGGCGTGCTCGCGGACGAGAGAGTCGTAGTTGACGCCTTTGGAAAGACCGCCGGCGATCCAGACCACGCTCTCGAAGCTGGCGAGCGAGGCGGCCGCCGCGTGCGGGTTGGTGGCCTTGGAGTCGTTGATCCACACCACGCCGTTGCGGCGGGCTACCGGTTGGATGCGGTGGTCGCCCGGCAGGTAGTTCAGCAGGCCCTGGCGGACCGCGGAGGGATCCACGCCGTAGGCGCGGACCAGGGCGGCGGCGGCCAGGGCGTTGGCCACCATGTGGCGGGGCGCCACCGCTCCCAGGTCGGCGATGGCGGCAAGCTCCGCGGCGCTGTCCTTGCGTTCGGCAATGAAGGCGCGGTCCACCAGGAGGTCTTCCACGACGCCGACCATGCTGATGGCCGGGGTGAGGGTGGTGAAGCCGACCGCGCGGCAGCCCTCGACGACGTCGGCGTCTTCGACCATGCGCTCGGTTTCGATCTGCTCGGCGTTGTAGATGCACGCCTTTTGGGTGTTCTCGTAGACCTTGGCCTTGTCGGCCAGATAGGAAGCGTAGGAGCCGTGCCAGTCCACGTGGTCTTCGGCGACGTTGAGGCACACGCTGGCCACGGGCGACACAGAATGGCTCCAGTGCAGCTGGAAGCTAGAGAGTTCGACGGCGAAGACGTCGTAATCCACCGGGTCACGGAGGGCGTCGAGGATCGGCGTTCCGACGTTGCCGACGGCGATCGCCTTCAGTCCGGCGGCCTGCAGCATGGACTCGGTCATGCCGACCGTAGTCGTCTTGCCGTTGGTGCCCGTGATGGTGAGCCAGTCCGCTGTCTTGCGGCCCTTGCGTTCCCGGACCCGCCAGGCCAGTTCGACGTCGCCCCAGACGGGGATGTGGGCCCTAGCGGCGGACGCCAGCAGCGACTGGTCCGGCCGCCAGCCCGGGGAGGTGACAATCAGGTCCGGCTTCTCGCCGTCGATCCTGGGCACCGTGAGCACGGCTGCCTCGCCGAGCAGCACGTCCGCGGCGCCGACGATCCGGAGTGTATCCGCCTGCGCCTGCGCTTTCGGGCTGGTGGCAGCGTCCACCACGACAACCCGGGCGCCGAGCTCGATCAGGGTGTCGGCGGCCGCGAAGCCGGACACGCCGATGCCGGTCACGACCACCCGGAGGCCGGCCCAGTCTGAGTCCCAGCTGGTCAAGTCCTTCACCCGCGGCGAGGTGGTCAGCGCTGCGGGGACGGGGCCGGTCACAGGAGCACCACCCATTCTGCGTAGAAGATTCCGAGCCCCGCCGCGACAGTCAGCCCGCAGATGATCCAGAAGCGGACAACGACGGTGACTTCCGCCCAGCCCTTGAGTTCGAAGTGATGCTGGAGCGGGGCCATTTTGAAGAACCGCTTTCCCTTGGTGATCTTGAAGTAGCCGACCTGGATGATGACGGACAGGGTGATCAGGACGAACAGGCCGCCGATGAAGGCCAGCAGCAGTTCCGTCCGGGAGAGGATCGCGAAGCCGGCGACCGCGCCGCCGATGGCCAGCGATCCCGTGTCGCCCATGAAGATTTTAGCCGGCGAGGTGTTCCACCAGAGGAAGCCCACCAGGGCAGCACTGAGAATGGCGGCCAGCAGTGCGAGGTCCAGCGGATCGCGGACCGAGTAGCAGCCGCTTCCGGCCTGACGCGGGGAGCCGCAGGACTGGTTGCTCTGCCAGATGCCGATGAGGGTATAGGCGCCGAACACCATGATGGAGGCGCCGGCCGCCAGCCCGTCGAGGCCGTCGGTGAGGTTCACGCCGTTGGTCGCCGCCGTCACGATCAGGTTCGACCACAGCACGAACAGGATGGCGCCGAGCACCGTCCCGCCGAAAGCCAGGTTCAGCCACGGGATGTCCCGGACCAGGGAGATCTGCGTGGACGCCGGCGTCAGCTGGTTCTCGTCGGGGAACTGCAGTGCCAGGACGGCGAAACCGACGCCGACGGCGGCCTGCAGGATCAGCTTCGCCTTGGCGTTCAGGCCGAGGCTGCGCTGCTTGGAGATCTTGATGAAGTCATCGAGGAATCCGACGAGTCCCATTCCGACCATGAGGAACAGCAGGATCAGCGCTGAGGCGGAAGGGCCCGGTGAGGACGGGTTGATCATCCACATGATCAGGTGGGTCAGCCCGTAGCTGGCGAGGACGGCGAGGACCACTATGGTGCCGCCCATGGTGGGGGTGCCGCGCTTGGTGTGGTGCGTCGTGGGGCCGTCATCGCGGATGAATTGCCCGTAGCTCTTATGGACCAGGAGCCGGATGAACAGCGGGGTGCCCACGAGGGCAAAGAGCAGCGCCAGGCCGGCGCCCATCAGCAGTGCGATCACAGCGCACTCCCTTCAGTGGCGGTTCCGGTGGATTCGAGAGGCGATGCTATCCGATCGCCCAGGTGGCGCAGGCCGATGCTGTTTGAGGACTTGAACAGCACCAGGTCTCCTGGCTCGAGTTGAGCCTGCAGGAGCTCGAAGGCTTCGTCCGCGGTCTCGGTGAAGACGCATTCCTCGCCCCAGGATCCTTCGTTTACGGCGGAGACGTACAACGAACGCGCTTCTCTGCCCACCACGACCAGGCGGGAGATGTTGAGCCGGACCACCTGGGTGCCGACGGCAATGTGTTCGCGGATGGAGTCGGGTCCCAGCTCGAGCATTGCGCCGAGCACCGCCCAGGTGCGACGGCCCCGGCCCAGGTCCGCGAGGGTCCGCAGGGCTGCGCGCATGGATTCCGGGTTCGCGTTGTAGGCGTCGTTGATGATGGTGACGCCGTCGGCCCGCTCGGTGCGTTCCATCCGCCAGCGGCTGGCAGCAGTCTGCGCGCTGAGCGAAGCGGCGATCGACTCGGCGGGGACCCCCGCGGCATGGGCAGCCGCGGCTGCGGCCAGCAGGTTGCCCACGTGGTGGGCGCCGATCAGCCCCGAGCTGACGTGGTGGCCGGTGGTGTCCCCCGGCAGGAAGAGCTCGAATTCAGGGTTGCCCGAGGCGTTCAGTTCAACGCCTTCCGCCCGGACACCCGCCCGGGAGCCGTCGCCTGCGGCCTGCGCAGAGTAGCCGAGAACCCTGGCACGGGTGCGCCCCGCCATGCCGGCGACCCGGGCGTCGTCGACGTTGAGGACGGCGGTGCCGGCGGCCGGAAGGGCTTCGACGAGTTCGCCCTTGGCGATGGCGATGTTCTCCACGCCGCCGAATTCGCCGGCGTGGGCCGTGCCGACGCCAAGGACGACGCCGATGTCCGGGCGGACCATGTCGGCGAGGTAGCGGATGTGGCCGATTCCTGTGGCGCCCATTTCAATGACGAAGTAGCGGGTGCCGAAGCCGGCCTTGAAGACGGTCAGCGGGACGCCGACTTCGCCGTTATAGGAGCCCTGCGGGGCCACCGTTTCGCCCTGTTCGGCGAGGATCCCGGCCAGCAGGTCCTTGGTGGTGGTCTTGCCCGCGGAGCCGGTGATTCCGATGACCGTCAGCGGCATGCCTTCGGCGTCGCGGCGGGCGCGGATCCGGCGGACGGCTTCGGCGGCGAGGGCGCCCATCGCGAGGACCGAGTCCTTCACCACGACTGCCGGGTAGCTTTGTCCATCGGCGCCGGCGATGTCCCTCTCCACGAGGGCCAGGACAGCGCCGCGCTCGAAGGCGGCGGCCACGAAATCGTGGCCGTCGGCTGCCTCCCCGGGCTTGGCCACATAGAGGGAACCCGCCGTGGCTTCGCGGGAGTCGGTCACCACGGAGCCGGGCGTGATGCCCGGTTCGGCGGCCAGCCGGCCGTTGGTTATTTCGGCGATTTCCGCCGCTGTGAATGCAATCATCTCGGTTTAGGACTCTATCCGCTGGTCGTCGAGAACGGTGAATCCTCGTGCTGTCAAGGCGGAGCGCAGCTCCACCCGGTCATCGAGCGCCAGGTTGACGCCCTTGACCTCCTGCCAGACCTCGTGGCCGCGGCCGGCAACCAGGATGGTATCCGCGTGTCCGGCGAGTTCCACCGCCTTGCGGATGGCGGCGTCGCGGGGGAAGACCTCCAGGACAGTGCAGGCAAGGCCCTCGCTGGCCTTGGCCTCCACGGCGCCGGCCATCACATCGGCACGGATGGCTGCCGCATCTTCATCGTGCGGGTCATCGTCGCTGACAATGACGACGTCGGCGAGCCGGGCGGCGATGGCGCCCATGGTCGGGCGCTTGCCCTGGTCGCGCTGGCCGGTGGCGCCGAAGACGACGATCACCCGGGAGCCCGGCTCGGGCGAACGCACGGCTTCGAGCGCGCGGGCGAGGGCGTCCGGGTTGTGGGCGAAGTCCACCACGGCGGCAGGAGCCGTGGCAACGAGCTGCATGCGGCCGGGCACGGCCACGGTGAAGGGATCCGCTGCGTCCAAAGCGGCCTGCACCTCGTCCGGAGTGGCTCCACCGGCCAGGACCATGGCCGTGGCCAGTGCTGCGTTGGCGACGTTGAAGCTTCCCGGCAGCCCGGTGTGCACGCGCAGTTCGGTGCCGTCGCGGTGCCGCAGGCCGAACTCGGTCCCGAGCCCCCGCGGCTGGGAATGGACGACAGTCCAGTCGGCAGCGGGCAATTCCGCCGGACCCCCGACGCGGCCGCCGTCGGCAGCCGTGGCGAGGGTGGTGACCGGAATCCCTGCCGACGCCGCGAGCCTCCGTCCCCATTCGTCGTCGACGGTGACCACCGCCGCCCGGGCGCGCTCGGCGGTGAAGAGCCGGGCCTTGGTCTGGAAATACTCCTCCATGCTGCCGTGCAGGTCCAGGTGGTCCTGGGTCAGGTTGGTGAAGCCGGCGACGTCGAACAGGACGCCGTCCACCCGGTGGAACGAGACGGCGTGCGAGGAGACCTCCATCGAGGCAGCATCGAGGCCGCGTTCGCGCATGAGGGCCAGCAAAGCGTGGACGTCGGTGGATTCCGGCGTGGTGAGCAGGCTGGGAATCGGTTCCCCGCCCGCGAGGATCTCGATGGTCCCGATCAGGCCGGTCCGCTGCCCGAGGGCTCCCAGCAGGGAGTTGATGAAGTAGGTGGTGGTCGTCTTGCCGTTGGTACCGGTGACGCCGTACAGGGCCGGAGAGGGCGCGTCCAGCGGCCGGCTCCGGTAGATCAGGGCGGACAGCCGTCCGACCAGGCCGCGCGGCTCTGCTGCCAGCAGCACCGGGACGGGGACGTCGTTGCCCAGCGCCAGGAGCCGCGCACCGGCGTCGTCCGTAAGCACGGCCGCGGCTCCTGCGCCGACGGCGTCGGAGACGAAGTCGGCCCCGTGACGGGTGGCGCCCGGAAGGGCCACGTACAGATCCCCGTGCTGGACGCTGCGTGAGTTCAGGGAGATTCCGGTGACCGGTACCGTGCCAGACGTGCCGGGAACAGCGACGCCGATGAACTCCCCGATGGTTGCCAGCGGCACCGGGTCCACTCCTGCGGGCCGGAAGCCCGACGTGGAGACCGGCCCGGACGGCGCGGCGGAATTCTCTGGGGCGTTCAACTCTGACAAGTGAATCTCCGTTGTGTGCTGCTAGTGGATCTGGCGCTGCGCACGGAGGATGCTCCGGCCCGCAGGCTTCGTATGGGTACTGGGTGCTGAAGGGTTCGGGCGCTACTTGGCAAACTGCGGCAGCCGGGCGGGTTCGCCGGTGGACGGCTGGATGTTGAACGTCCGCAGCGTCTGGCTCATCACCGAGCGGAATACCGGGCCATTCGAGATGCCGTAGATATCACCTTTGGGCCGTTGCAGGACTACTCCAACAATAAACCGCGGATCGTCCATCGGCGCCATCCCCACCATGGAGGCGGTGAAACCGCAGAACCCGGGTTTGCCGTCGTCGCACGGAGACTGGGATGTGCCGGTCTTCGCGCCCACCCTGTATCCGTCGATCCCGGCTTCCTTGATCTGGCCCTCAGTCACGGCACTTTCCAGGATGTCGCGGACCTGCTTGGCCGTGTCCTTGGACACCACCTGCCGCGGCGGTTGTGCCGGGACCTTTTCCTCGGTCCCGTCCGGGTCGATGTAGCTGTCGATCAGCCGGGGCTGGAGCATCACGCCGTCGTTGGCGACGGTCTGGAACGCGCGGACCGTCTGGAGCGTGGACTGCGAGACGCCTTGCCCGAACAGCACCGTGTATTCCTGCCGGCCGTCCCATTGGTCTGCCGGCGTCAGGATGCCGGTGGCCTCTGCCGGCAGCCCGATGTGCGGGGCGTCGCCGATGCCGAACCTCTGCAGCCAGTCGTGGCGCTGGTCCTTGCTCAGCCGCTGCCCGGCCATGACGGTGCCGGTGTTCATCGACCAGCCGAGGATGCCGGCCAGGGTCCGTTTTTCCGTGCCGTGGACGAAGGCGTCGCTGAAGGTCTGGCCGTCTACCGTGTAGGTCGGCGGAATGGTGAAGGTGTCCAGCGGGCTGGCCTTGCCCTCCTCGATCAGGGCCGATGCGGTGATCATCTTTTCCACCGAACCGGGCTCGTAGGCGGCCGTGACGGCCCGGACACCGCGGTCCTCGGGGGCGGAGCGTCCCGGGTCGTTGGGATCCGGCGTGTTGGTGTCCGCCATCGCGATGATATTGCCCGTCTTGATGTCCGAGACGATGATGACGCCCCACTCGGCGCCGAGCTTGTCCCGCTGGCTTTGGATCGCCTGCTGCGCGAAGTACTGGAGGTCCGAGTTCAGTGTGAGCTTGATGTCCTTGCCGTTCACGGCGGGGGTCAGCTGGTCCACGCCGACGGGGATGCGCAGTCCGTCGGCACCGATTTCGAAGAGGCGCTTGCCGGGTGTTCCCCTGAGGATCTCGTCCTGGGTCTGCTCAAGCCCTGCCTGGCCGGTGGTGCCGTCCTTCAGGAAACCCACGATGCCGCCTGCGACCGCCCCATTCGGGTAGACCCGCTTGCTGGTGCCTTCGCTGACCAGCCCGGGGATCTGCAGCTTGGAGATCCGGTCCTCGATGTCCGGCTTCACGTCCTTGGCCACGATGTAGTACCGCTTGGTGCCGGTGAGCGCTTCTCGGACGTCGTCCTTGTCCATGCCGAGCAGCCCCGCGAGCTCCGTAATTCCCTGGTCCCGGGAGACCTGGACGAGTTCATCCTTGCCGTCCACCGTGTCGAGCCGCCGGAACGTCTCGGTCTTGGTGTTGATGGTCTGGTCCACCACGATGTTGTAGCGGATCACGCTGCTGGCCAGCACGGTGCCGGCGGAGTCCAGGATGCTGCCGCGTTCGGCCGGGAGGTTGACCGGTGTGAGCCGGTTGTTCAGTGCCGCCTCGGCCATGCCGCCGACGTCGAGACCCTGGACCAGGAACAGCTTGCCGCCGACGACGAGCAGGAGCGTGAGCATGAGACCGAGGCCCAGGCGCAGCCGCCGTGTGGCGCTTGGCACCTTTGTCTTGGGTGCCTTGCCGGTCTTGTCCGCCACGATGTTTCCTTGCTGCTTGCCTGTCTGGTGGTCCGTCCTACGTTACTGTCCCGGCACCCTTTGCGCGGGAGGCGGAACCGAGCCGCCGTGAAGCTCGACGGCCGGTTCGTGTGCGGGTGCCGTGGGCTTCGCCGCCTTGGCGGGGGCAGCATCGGCGGCCGGAGCAGCCGCAGCCGGCTTGCGGCTCAGGAGCGGCTCGTTGTCGGTGGCGGGGGGAACGACGGTGAGCTGGCCCGCGACGGCGGGAGCGGCGATGACGGCGCCAGGGGCGTCGCCCTTGACCGCGGCCTTCGCCTTGCCGGTGACGGTGAGGGTGGACAAGTCAATTTGGCCCTTGCCGGTGGAAGCGACCATGCCGAGCTCGGTCGCCTTGGCGGCGAGGTTCTGCGGGGCATCGAAGTTCTGCACCTGCTGGGTGAGGTCCTGGTTCTGCTTCGTCAGGGTCATCTGCTCGCTCCGGAGCTGGACCAGCTGGTACTGGGCGCTCGATACGGAGATGTTGAGCACAAGCACCACCATCAGTGCCACGGCGAGGATCCCGAAGCAGAGCACCACGAACGGGGCACGGCGTTTCTTCGGCGCGGGCCGGACGAGGGACAGCGGGGTCCGGGACTTGCGCGCCGGATCGGGGTTCAGCCCCGGCAGGTTAGGGGCAGTCGCGCCGGTGGACACGGGGTATCGGTTGACGGCTGCGGTGCTCATGCGTCTCTCCTGGCTCTGATGCGTTCCACGGCGCGGAGCCTGGCGGAGGCTGCGCGCGGATTTTCGGCGATTTCGGCGGCGGTGGGCACCTCGGTGCCCTTCGTGAGGGTCTTCAGTTCTGCCTTGTGCTCCTCGAGCTCCACCGGGAATCCCAGCGGGGCGGAGGATTTGGAGCCTGCCTGGAAGAAGCCCTTGACGATCTTGTCTTCCAGCGAGTGGTACGACATCACCACGACGCGGCCGGTAACGGCGATGGCACCCAGAGCTGCGGGGATGGCGCGCTCGAGCACGTCCAGTTCTTCATTGACCTCGATCCGCAGCGCCTGGAAGGTGCGCTTGGCGGGGTGTCCCCCGGACTTGGCGGCACCCGCCGGGACAACCCCGCGGATCTGCTCGACGAGCTCCCCGGTAGTGGTGAACGGCTTCTCGGCCCGGGCACTGACGATCCTGTTGGCGATCCGGCCGGCGAACTTCTCTTCGCCCCACTTCCGGATGATCCGGACGAGGTCCTCTTCGCTGTAGTTGTTCACGACGTCGGCGGCCGTCTGGCCCCGGCTGGTGTCCATCCGCATGTCCAGCGGGGCATCAAAGGAGTAGGCGAAGCCGCGTTCCCGCTCATCGAGCTGGAGCGAGGAGACGCCCAGGTCCATGAGGACGCCATGTACCTGGCTGAAGCCGAGGTCCTCGACGACGTCCTGGATCTGGTCGTACACGGCGTGGACCAGGTCGATCCGTTCGGCGAAAGGCTTGAGCCGCTCCCCCGCCAGGGCAAGGGCTTCCTCGTCGCGGTCGATGCCGATCAGGTGCAGGTCCGGAAAGCGCTGCAGCATGGCCTCGGAGTGCCCGCCCATGCCGAGCGTCGCGTCAATGACCACCGGCGCTTCGCCACGGCCACGGGCGTCGTTGAAAGCGGGTGCCAACAAATTGATGCACCGGTCCTTGAGGACCGGTACATGCCGTTCGGACGTGGGCTTGTGGTGAGGGTCCGTCATGCCTGCGTCCTTTCGTGGTCGGAGCTTCCGGGTGTTTGCCGCGCTTGGTGGTTCCGCTTCTTAATCCAGATCCCCATCCGCGCCTATCCTGTGTCCGCCTGGCTCCGGGGAAGTGAGCCAGGAGGACACCCGGATGGGCGGCTGGAGATCTGGGTCAAGAAACTTTCGTGCTGGGTAAATCGCCGGACCCTAGAGGATTCCGGGTATGGCGTCGTCGGTCTCCGAGAAGGCAGTTTCCTTCTCGGCGAGGTACTCGTTCCAGGCTTGGGCATCCCAGATCTCCGCCCGGGTTCCGGCGCCAATGACGGCCAGTTCCCTGCCGAGTCCCGCGTACTCCCGGAGCGCCTGCGGAATGGTCACGCGCCCCTGCTTGTCGGGTACCTCGTCGGAGGCTCCAGAGAGAAAAACCCGGATGTAGTCACGCGCCTGCTTGTTGGAGATTGGAGCCTCCCGCATCTGCTCGTGAACCCGGCCGAATTCCGCCTCACTGAAGACGTAGATACAGCGCTCCTGGCCCCTTGTGAGAACCAGCCCGCCGGCAAGTTCCTCACGGAACTTCGCCGGGAGGATGATGCGGCCCTTTTCGTCCAGACGCGGCGAATGCGTGCCGAGAAACACGGCCCACCGCCCGTCTGTTCATAGGAAGTCCAACGTCCCCCGTGCTGCCACTACCCTCTTACGTCCTCCACATTACTCCACATCCCTCCACAGTCAACGCCAAATGGCTCCATTTCGGGCATTTTCCCAGCTTTAATCCCCCGTCTGTCCCTGTGCTGCCAAGGAAAACGCCGGGTGGGGTGAAGTGGAGGACTTTTGGGCCCCTGGGGCGGTCGGCCCTGCCAGCTCTCGGGGAACCCGCCCGCTGCTGTTCCGGACGGCCCCGGTGCGGCCCGCAGGGTGCCGTTAAAGAGCAAAAGACCCGCCGAAGCGGGTCTTCTGGTGTGCGTCAGGTCTGTTCAGGTAAGTATCCGTGGTGGGAAGTGGAGGAGGCTTTCGACGTCGACCCCCCTGCTGCTTCCCTACTGCTCTCCGCGGTGCCGTTCGTCCCAGCGTTCCTCGAGGTTGCTCATGAATGAGCTCCTCGACTTTCCGGACTTCTTCGCGTTGCCGCCGGACTTCGCCTTGGCTGCGACGGAACTGCGCATGGTTGCGAAGTAAACGCCGGCCCCCATCACGACAAATCCGAGTACCCCGACCAGGATGCTCTGGACAGTGACGCCCACCAGCAGGAGCAGGACCCCCGCCAGCGTGGCCAGCACGCCGATCACCAGGTGGCGCGTCGACCATGAACGTCCCGGGTCCGAGCCCATTGAGCTGGCGAACTTGGGATCGTCCTCATGCAGCTGCTTCTCAAGTTGCTCCAGCAACTTCTGTTCGTGCTCCGAGAGCGGCATCACGACCTCCTTAAGTCAGCCAACGTCCAGACTTGACGTGGCCAGTGTCCCTCAAACCCATAACGACCGGGATTCCGGAGTGGTTCCCGTTCGCCGTCATTGGCCGAATCGGGGGTCCCCCACGGGTTTTTCCTCGGTCCCATCTGGGCGTTCCGCTGGTCACGCATCAGCCCGAACGCTCGTTCCAGTCGTTCCAAACTTTGTATATATAAGGATAGTTTGTCGGGGGCAGTTCTGGTAGACGCTGGGCCGGTCCGCACGCGATGACTGCGCCCGGGCAAGGGGTTATCAGCCGGCATTCCGGCCGGGGTCGAGGAGCCGGGCCGGCAGCACCGATTTCGTCCCGAATTTCCGCGATACAGCATCCAGCGCCTGCTCGGCCGCGCGCCAGTTGTCATCCCGGCGGTCCAGGCTGAGTTGCAGCGGCGCCTGGGCGGCTTCCTCCAGCTGTTCGGCCCGGATGCCGACGAGCCGGACGGTCATCGGCCGCTCCCCGATGGATTCCAGGAGCTGCACGGCCACGGCGTAGAGCAGCTGGGCGCTGTCGATCGGCGTGCTGACGGTGCGGGAGCGGGTGATGGTGGAGAAATCCGCATAGCGGAGCTTGAGGGCGACGGTGCGCGCATGCATCCCGGCACCGCGGAGCCGCTCGGCCGTGCGGTGCGAGAGGCGCAGCAGTTCACGGTGCAGCAGCGCGTCGTCGGCGGTGTCCACGGCGAAAGTTTCTTCGGCCCCGATACTCTTCTCCAGCCGCACCGGAGTTACCGGGCGTGGGTCGATGCCCCAGGAGAGGCGGTACACGTGCTCACCGGAGGCGCCAAGCACTTTCCGTAGCGAGGGCAGCGGCGAGGCGGCGACGTCGGCCACGGTGCGGATGCCCAGCCGGGACAGCACCTCGACGGTTTTGGCGCCCACGCCCCAAAGCGCGCTCACGGGCAGGGTGTGCAGATACGTCACTGTCTCGTCCGGGCCGATCAGCAGCAGGCCATCCGGTTTGCACCGGGTGGATGCGATCTTGGCCACGAACTTGCTGGCGGCAATCCCGACGGACGCCGTGATGCCCAGTTCCCGGCGCACCCGGGCACGGATGAGCTCGCCGATGTCCCGTGGTGTCCCGAGCCGGCGGATCGCCCCACCGACGTCGAGGAAGGCTTCATCGACACTCAGTGGTTCCACCAGGTCGGTGATGGAGCCGAAGATGTCCATGATCTGTCCGGATACTTCGTAGTACAGCTTGTGGCGCGGTTCGATGATGGTTGCCGAGGGGCACATGCGGGCCGCTACCGTCATCGGCATCGCCGACCGCACGCCGAAAGCGCGGGCCTCATAGGAGGCGGAAAGCACGACGGAGCGGTCTGCGGGGTAGCCGACGATGACGGGTTTGCCCAGAAGGTCCGGCCGGGTGCGGAGCTCCACCGAGACGAAGAAGGCATCCATATCCACGTGCAGGATGCTGCTGCGCCGGAGTTCGCGAAGCCTCGCTTCAAGCTGCTGCTTATCGCTGTCCTTATCCCGGTTCTTATCGCTGTTCTTATCCCCGTACTTATCCCTATCCGGCACCACAGCACCAATCCTATGCCCGGGTACTGACTAAACTGGAGGCTGCATCCGGCGTCAACACCCAGGAGGAAAGTCCCTGTGAAGGTTTTTGGAGAGCGCAAACGTGCTGCGGTAGCCGTTTTTGCGGCCGGCACCCTAATGGCCCTGGCTGCCTGCACGCCCGCTCCGGGGACTCCTTCCTCGAGCTCGCCATCGGCGCCGGCCGAGGCCTCGGCCTCCGCATCGGCATCGGCCCCGACCGCGCCGCCCACCACGACGGCCTCTGCCAGCCCTTCCGCAGCACCCGGCACCTCGGCCACAGTCGGGGCCCTGGTTCCGGGATTCCCGCAGCAACTTCTGCCGCTGATGCCGGGCGCCAAGGTCCTCTCAAGCAGTTTTGACAAGACCACCGCCCCTGCCACGGTGGCACTGGTCGGCGGCATCCCCGCGCCGGCACGCGACGTCCTCGCCTTCTACACCGGGCAGCTGGAGGCGCAGGGCTTCAAGGCCGTTCCCGGCGAGACGGTCGGCTCGGTCCCCTCGAAGGATTTCCTGCGCGGTGACCGGGAGACGGTCAACATTTCCGTCGTGGAGGCCTCCGGCGTCTCCACCTTCACGATCGGCGCGAACGTCGCTGCCGAGTCCGTCAAGTGACTGTCGCAGAGCAGCTGCGCCTCGAGCAGACCGGCTACGTCGCCGCCGTCGCGGGCAAGCTCACGGATTTCCTGTCCACCCGCCAGGCCGTCATGTCCTCGATTTCGCAGGAC from Arthrobacter sp. B3I9 encodes:
- the ftsW gene encoding putative lipid II flippase FtsW, whose translation is MVSTPTRTPAKPGAAPSQGKASQGKAAQGKAPNGKATAPSGSSAVPGRRVPPLRRVLGWSRGFWSALEGTGKSSNGSTYYLILGATLALTAIGILMVLSASSVEAIAAGESPYSAALKQGMFAAIGLFCMFLLSRVNVVWLKRGAWLAIIAAFILLGLVLLVGRSALGNQNWIDIGPFTFQPSEAAKLALALWMATVLDRKAKLLSQAKHALIPVVVPGAAGVIGLILMGNDLGTAMIVMMITAAALFFAGVRLYLFGIGAVLLGAATAVLAITSPNRVCRILSWTGQTCADGSDLNYQSTNGLYGLASGGWFGVGLGQSRQKYSWIPEAHNDFIFAIIGEELGLIGTLVVLALFAILGTAIYRVVVAQKDMFHRVLAGTIMVWLLGQATVNMAVVTGLAPVIGIPLPFISYGGSALLMSLCAIGVVLSLARAQMAPGLQPKRMFRFGPAGLAGSLRKRAAARNAARNARTAARKPALNNPARKRK
- the murD gene encoding UDP-N-acetylmuramoyl-L-alanine--D-glutamate ligase, producing the protein MGGAPVTGPVPAALTTSPRVKDLTSWDSDWAGLRVVVTGIGVSGFAAADTLIELGARVVVVDAATSPKAQAQADTLRIVGAADVLLGEAAVLTVPRIDGEKPDLIVTSPGWRPDQSLLASAARAHIPVWGDVELAWRVRERKGRKTADWLTITGTNGKTTTVGMTESMLQAAGLKAIAVGNVGTPILDALRDPVDYDVFAVELSSFQLHWSHSVSPVASVCLNVAEDHVDWHGSYASYLADKAKVYENTQKACIYNAEQIETERMVEDADVVEGCRAVGFTTLTPAISMVGVVEDLLVDRAFIAERKDSAAELAAIADLGAVAPRHMVANALAAAALVRAYGVDPSAVRQGLLNYLPGDHRIQPVARRNGVVWINDSKATNPHAAAASLASFESVVWIAGGLSKGVNYDSLVREHAKRLKAVVLIGADSHELLSALQRHAPDVPVIGPGTGDTEDVQTAGQAHADAAPSPIYGEAVMAQAVAAAAQLATSGDIVLLAPAAASMDQFSSYAHRGDAFIEAVRELVEGQAQTSEE
- the mraY gene encoding phospho-N-acetylmuramoyl-pentapeptide-transferase, producing MIALLMGAGLALLFALVGTPLFIRLLVHKSYGQFIRDDGPTTHHTKRGTPTMGGTIVVLAVLASYGLTHLIMWMINPSSPGPSASALILLFLMVGMGLVGFLDDFIKISKQRSLGLNAKAKLILQAAVGVGFAVLALQFPDENQLTPASTQISLVRDIPWLNLAFGGTVLGAILFVLWSNLIVTAATNGVNLTDGLDGLAAGASIMVFGAYTLIGIWQSNQSCGSPRQAGSGCYSVRDPLDLALLAAILSAALVGFLWWNTSPAKIFMGDTGSLAIGGAVAGFAILSRTELLLAFIGGLFVLITLSVIIQVGYFKITKGKRFFKMAPLQHHFELKGWAEVTVVVRFWIICGLTVAAGLGIFYAEWVVLL
- the murF gene encoding UDP-N-acetylmuramoyl-tripeptide--D-alanyl-D-alanine ligase, whose translation is MIAFTAAEIAEITNGRLAAEPGITPGSVVTDSREATAGSLYVAKPGEAADGHDFVAAAFERGAVLALVERDIAGADGQSYPAVVVKDSVLAMGALAAEAVRRIRARRDAEGMPLTVIGITGSAGKTTTKDLLAGILAEQGETVAPQGSYNGEVGVPLTVFKAGFGTRYFVIEMGATGIGHIRYLADMVRPDIGVVLGVGTAHAGEFGGVENIAIAKGELVEALPAAGTAVLNVDDARVAGMAGRTRARVLGYSAQAAGDGSRAGVRAEGVELNASGNPEFELFLPGDTTGHHVSSGLIGAHHVGNLLAAAAAAHAAGVPAESIAASLSAQTAASRWRMERTERADGVTIINDAYNANPESMRAALRTLADLGRGRRTWAVLGAMLELGPDSIREHIAVGTQVVRLNISRLVVVGREARSLYVSAVNEGSWGEECVFTETADEAFELLQAQLEPGDLVLFKSSNSIGLRHLGDRIASPLESTGTATEGSAL